Proteins co-encoded in one Tautonia rosea genomic window:
- a CDS encoding citrate/2-methylcitrate synthase — MSSASEENFFPGLEGVVSNETAIADMQGTEGQGGLAYRGYAIEDLAEKVSYEEAAFLLLHGDLPTPSQLDEFNGRLRASRSIPDSLVTLFRAVPHNIHPMDTLRTGVSVLAHYDPDVNADPKDHDANVRKAERLIAQMATAVAAAARVARGQEPIAPRDDLSHAGNFLYMLNGTEPSTAETDAFDLSLTLYAEHELNASTFAARVTASTLSDIHSAIVSAVGTLKGALHGGANERSWEVLQQVDAPEKAEQWIKDALARKERIMGFGHRVYKTGDPRAVILKRHCQLVAKEMGDDRWERTAEPIERAVTEQKGLPPNVDWPSARLYHYLKIDVPIYTPIFAMARVAGWSAHVIEQLDSNRLMRPRARYVGAPQRSVKPISERG; from the coding sequence ATGAGTAGCGCGTCGGAGGAGAACTTTTTCCCCGGTCTTGAAGGTGTGGTCTCCAACGAGACGGCCATCGCCGACATGCAAGGAACCGAGGGTCAGGGTGGCCTGGCCTACCGGGGATACGCGATCGAGGATCTCGCCGAGAAGGTGTCGTACGAGGAAGCCGCGTTCTTGCTGCTTCATGGCGACTTGCCCACCCCGTCGCAGCTCGACGAGTTCAACGGTCGGCTCCGGGCCTCCCGCTCGATTCCCGACTCGCTCGTGACGCTGTTTCGAGCGGTGCCGCACAACATCCACCCCATGGACACCCTACGGACCGGCGTCAGTGTGTTGGCCCACTACGATCCGGACGTCAACGCCGACCCGAAAGACCACGACGCTAATGTCCGCAAGGCCGAGCGCCTGATCGCCCAGATGGCCACCGCCGTGGCCGCCGCGGCTCGCGTTGCCCGAGGGCAAGAGCCGATCGCCCCTCGTGACGATCTGAGCCACGCTGGCAACTTCCTCTACATGCTCAACGGGACTGAGCCGAGCACAGCCGAAACCGACGCCTTCGACCTTTCGTTGACGCTCTACGCCGAGCACGAGCTAAACGCCTCGACCTTCGCCGCCCGCGTCACCGCCTCGACCCTCTCCGACATTCACTCGGCGATCGTCTCGGCCGTCGGCACCCTCAAGGGGGCCCTGCACGGCGGAGCTAACGAGCGATCCTGGGAGGTCCTCCAGCAGGTCGACGCTCCCGAAAAGGCCGAGCAGTGGATCAAGGACGCTCTGGCCCGCAAAGAGCGGATCATGGGCTTCGGCCACCGCGTCTACAAGACCGGCGACCCCCGCGCCGTGATCCTCAAGCGGCACTGCCAGCTCGTCGCCAAGGAAATGGGCGACGATCGCTGGGAACGCACCGCCGAGCCGATCGAGCGTGCCGTCACCGAACAGAAGGGTTTGCCCCCCAATGTCGACTGGCCTAGCGCCCGCTTGTACCACTATCTGAAGATCGACGTGCCAATCTACACCCCCATTTTTGCGATGGCTCGGGTCGCAGGCTGGTCAGCTCACGTGATCGAGCAGCTCGACAGTAATCGGCTGATGCGTCCGAGGGCTCGATACGTCGGTGCCCCGCAGCGATCAGTCAAACCGATCTCCGAACGCGGTTGA
- a CDS encoding GbsR/MarR family transcriptional regulator: MSASPEPQSSEEPELPRESPAEAAVIRQFVEHWGMMARSWGINPTMGELFALLYITGTDWTADGLRHRLKVSRGNVSMNLRELIAWGVVHKVHRQGERREYFRAETDIWTLFRRILLERKRRELDPTLVVLDRAVEQISEDPELAPRYLERIAALRRFFALVHALAARVDALGPAELEDLVMLLEHHDSTDSDPSPRDPLS, encoded by the coding sequence ATGTCGGCGTCTCCCGAACCTCAATCATCCGAAGAGCCGGAACTCCCTCGGGAGAGCCCGGCCGAGGCGGCGGTTATCCGCCAGTTCGTTGAACACTGGGGCATGATGGCTCGCTCCTGGGGCATCAATCCCACGATGGGAGAATTGTTCGCGCTGCTCTACATCACCGGGACTGACTGGACGGCCGATGGCCTGAGACATCGCTTGAAAGTCTCGCGGGGCAACGTGAGCATGAACCTTCGTGAACTGATCGCCTGGGGGGTTGTTCACAAGGTCCACCGTCAGGGAGAGCGTCGGGAATACTTCCGGGCCGAGACGGACATCTGGACCCTCTTTCGCCGAATCTTGCTGGAACGCAAACGTCGAGAACTCGACCCGACCCTGGTCGTCCTCGACCGTGCCGTGGAACAGATTTCCGAGGATCCCGAACTCGCCCCTCGCTACCTGGAGCGAATCGCAGCACTTCGGCGCTTCTTTGCACTCGTCCATGCGCTGGCAGCCCGGGTCGATGCGCTTGGACCAGCGGAACTCGAAGATCTGGTCATGCTCCTCGAACACCACGACTCGACCGATTCCGACCCCTCACCTCGCGATCCCCTCTCCTGA